One Phyllopteryx taeniolatus isolate TA_2022b chromosome 20, UOR_Ptae_1.2, whole genome shotgun sequence genomic window, actcgcattcacacctacgggcaatttcgagtctccaatgaatgcatgtttttgggatgtgggaggaaaccggagtgcccggagaaaagccacgcaggtacggggagaacatgcaaactccacacaggcgggaccggggattgaatccgggtcctcagaactgtgaggctgacgctctaaccagtcgggccaccgtgccgctatcttgtcaactcaaatgcgaaaATCTTAGCGCTGGAGTCTCCCTTGATGTCTGGAGTTGGTTCCCTAGAAGGCcagttttggatcattatcctgctgcagaacccaagtacgcttcagcttgaggtcacaatctgatggctgaacattctccttcaggagaATTCATGTTtcagtcaatcacagcaagtcatccaggtcctgaaagagCACAGCAGCCCAAGACCGTCACACTACCACCATCGTGTTTGActtttggtatgatgttctttttctgaaatactgtgctacatttatggcAGATGTaaggagacacacaccttccaaaaagctcaactttcatctcatctgtccgtataatattctcccaaaagtcgtgggagtccttcagatgttttttttgcacaagtcagttggcctttatgttctttttggtcagcagtggttttggccttcAAACTCTCCCATTGTTGCCATTTCTTTCTtcttgtgtcatgaacactgaccttaactgatgctagggaggcctgcagttctttacaaGTTCCTTTGTggtctcctggatgagtcatcgctgctctcttggggtaatctttgttggccgaccactcctgggaaggttgaccactgttccatgtttcctCCATGtaaggataatggctctccctaaggttcgctggaatcctaaagcttcaAAAATgccttttgtaaccctttccagactgatagatgtccatccattcattttctgagccgcttctcctcactagggtcgtgatagatgtcaatgactttatttctcgactgttttGGAATTTATTTGAATCGCGTCATTTTGTTCCAGCTTTATATCTTTTgcccgacttgattttgtcaggacagattctgtttcagtgatttattgattgaataGGTCTGAAGGTcgtcaggcttgggtgtgatcagtgaaaattaagcCAAAAGTGTGATTAGTCACAATTCATTCAAGATTTCACAACGGGGAGTCATGACTTTTTcatacagggccaggtaactttgaagttttttctttttaaaaacagcattttaagttcacttcaTATGGTCCTATGTgcctatttacatttgtttgacgatcttaaacattaaagcggGTAAACTATGCACAAATGTTACTttcctttttcacagcactgtcgTTGAGTTTTCCGTCCTGAGTGAATGTgggaatattcacaggcatgccTCCGAGGATTGGCTTTGGGATCGGAGATGGAACCAAATGTTGACCAAGTGGTGTCGTGTGCTTcgattatcggagcacaccacacacacaatacgaacaaagcatattttttgtcttctcttcctgtgtggggtcttttaatatttcaaaatccttgtgtgtaccaggcctaaagTGCAGAGCTGAAGAAGCCTTTCCaattaaaggtgaaatgtctCCAACAACCAACAAGAGTCCAATTTCCTCAGGGGTGAATTGCTCTCGTTTGCCATGCGAGGAGCCTCCTCCCAGACCAGCTCTCGCATAACATGGAGCGCTATCGAAATCAAATGGACGTCAGGGTCGTGCCATCTCCAGCGGCGAAACATCGGGTGGAGCGAGCGTCGTCTCCGCCCGGACGGTCTTGTTTACCGCGTGAACCCTGGTTGAGATTGGCTCATCGATCGAACCCTGACACGCCCCCACCGTGGCGTCAAAGCGATGTCCAAACGTCAGAGGTGAGCGGGAGCCAAGCGACCTCAAGTTTGTGCTCATGAAACTGAACAAAGGGTTTTATTTGAAATGGAATCAAGCTTTTGTGTACAAATGTTCCCCGTTAGGAGCAGCTCATGTTGTCCATGTGCGACTCCTCGGCCGCCATGGCGGCCGCCTGCAGAGCTTCCGTATCGCTCTGCAGAGGATTCACCAACTTCCTCTCGCTGTGCATGTTGTTCTCGTGACGCTTCAGATCAGATGCCTGCGAACAAACAAACGAGCGTCACAAAGTTCAAGTGAAAATGTCATTTAGTTTTTGACCTCATTACTTTTAGTTGATGAAATACCAAAAGATTATAGTCGACCAAAACGTCACTCGTGTGTAAAGGGTTGTAAACTTTCCCTTCACTTTCTGAAACTAATTACATTCACATCGATCAGGTTCGGGACCAGCCCTGCCATGGGTGAAATGCGAAGTAGcggaatttgtcatttttttggatATCCCTGCGTCGGTCGGGACAGTCCACACTTAATGTAAAAGTCTTAACtttgcttaatgtcacaaagcTGCGACCAATCGTCACGTACATTTATGCGGACATCACTgcctatgcccacttcaacctctgaaaatatcacaaCGAAATCcccaatatttttctttttacagatGTTAAGCGTTTTCCTCTCCATATGTAGAAAAAGCTTAACGgtgcttaatgtcacaaagcTGCGACCGATCGTAACCAAAATATATGTGGATATCTCTAATTATGCCCCCTTCCCCCATCTGAAAATATCAAAACGAAATCtccaatatttgggattttataTCAATATGAGAAATTACAGAATGTGTtatgacttgtttttttaaaattacggTCTTAATGTATTAGActaggaagcatttattttaccacccaaaaaaattacagcagccacggtggacgaccggttagagcgtcagcctcacagttgtgaggacccgggttcgatccccggccccgcctgtgcggagcttgcatgttctccccgcgcctgcgtggcttttctccgggcactccgctttcctcccgcatcccaaaaacatgcattcattggagactcgaaattgcccgtagttgtgaatgcgagcgcgaatggttgtttgtttgtatgtgccctgcgattggctggcaaccagttcagggcgtaccccgcctcctgcccgatgacagctgggataggctccagcacgcccccgcgacccgcgtgaggagaagcggctcagaaaatggacggatggatggaaaattacaGCATCCACTCCAAATCCTGCCATGTGGCGAATTATGTGCAAAATGAATGTGAAAAAACTAAATCCGCAATAGCTGAAGcttgatatagcgagggaacactgttcATGGAAATTGATGGAGAGAATTGGATGCCCAGGTTGGCGGATTTGACTTTTTTGGGGTGATAGGTTGCGAGGATGACAAAGTGGGTTGGAAATGGAAGTTTTCCGTCAGCTCGGTGTAGTTAATGTGAAGCGACTCACCTCCCCGGCCGGGTTCAAGACTGCGACCAAATGGTCTCATACGCGACCCTTTTTTCAGTGTGTGCGAGTCAAAATTTCATCTGGCCGCACTTGcgcgagtgcatgttttaatgccGTCTCACTATATAAGGCATGGTAGTTGAAAGTCGCCGTCTTTTTTTCCTCCGTTACCCGCACGCTTTCCTGCTCTGAAGAGAGAGCGCCGTCCGGTTACTATGAACGGCCAACGGGTGCGCTCGCGACCCCTCTGTCGTCTGTCGAGGAGGCGCCGCCGACAAGGGCGCCTATGGTACCCGCTCAGATTCATAATGACGCCGATCCAACCCCTCCACGCTGTAATCCCCCCCTCCTCCTGAAGTCGAATCTCCAATTCGGCAAGGCAGATGAATTTTACAAGCCCGACATGGAACTCATGCGACCTGCTTCTCATGTTTTGGGGTACGTTTGTAAGGCCAGGAAACCCTTGCAGCACTCAACCCTGGCCTTGCGTGTCGCAATCAAATCAATTCCGACTCTCAGTGGAAATTGTACGCACCGTTACCGCACCGCTTCATGAGTCTTACTCCTGACACTGTAAAGCATGAGCAATTTAAAACTAAGTAACAATTGACACTTCATTTCAACATTGCTAGATAAGTCTCGTGGCATATATGCAACAATAGTCGAACTGAAATAGTTAcatctattcttttttttaactttgagcCAACACCAATTTATGTTTTTACAGGCCAGTGGCTGCGGTCCTTAAAAACAGGTAGCCGTGTGGTTTttcaaaaagatttgttttatgCTGTATGCACTATAGGGAATTGCTAACAATACTACTTATTTATAAATGATCTTTACCTTCAATTCATTATTGTTGAGCCatgatttcaaataaaatgtctccTGTTTtttggttatatatatatataaaagcctACTTTTGGCCCACCCACTATATCCAATAATTGTCCTGTGCCATCAGTCACTTGTTGTTGGAGACAAACGTCTTGTTCCCAGGAAAATATTCTGCTAATATTATATTATCTTGAGTCTCTTCAGCTTGCATGGTCATGgtgtactccccccccccccccccaaaatatgtgACCAAATTATGTGCTGGTGCGAGAAAGTGAAAACGTTGTTGGCACCAGTGCTCCCAGTGCAAAAGTTAGGGGAGAGCAGAGCAGAGCTCTACCCTTGGCACAAGCACTTTTCTCTCTTTGTACACCCGTCACTCGGGAGGACACTTCTGCACGTGGCACACTGTACATGTTTCTCCCGACGTTATTATTCAGaggttaacttctttttgcaCCTCTATGACAAAAATGTATCCGTCtattaaaggttttatgactcCGGAGCAGATTCTTTCTACGGGCCAAATGTTTTgggatcgtgtgtgtgtgtgtgtgtggaattcATGTGATGTGAGCACCTTGGCGAAGGCCTTCGTGCACGACGCACACACGAAAGGTTTTTCTCCCCGGTGTCGCCTCTCATGATCCTTCAGGTGTGACTTGTGCTTGAAGGCCTGCACACaaacggacggacggatgggtGAGAGaccgacagacagacagatgacggatggacggatggacggagCTTTTCCCACCCACCTTGTCGCACATCTGGCAGGCGAACGGTCGCTCGTTGCTGTGGACCCGCTCGTGTTTTTTCAGGTCCGGAGCCCGAATGAAGGATTTCCCGCAGACGTGGCATCTATACGGCTTGAAGCCAGTGTGGATCTTCAGGTGTTCTGGGAGAGACAGGCAAGGACAGAGTCACGTTCGGAGCACCCCCCGCTGGCGGGCTGGCCGGCAACGGCTTCTTACCTTTGAGGTGGGCGTGGGTGGTGAACGCTTTGGCGCAGATTTCGCACGCGAACGGACGCTCGGCCGAATGAAGCTTCTCGTGTTTCCTAAACGCACACGCAGAGTGTGAAGGTCGGTCGGCCAGGTCGGGCGCGACGTCTGGTACCTGAGCCTGGACTCGTCCAAGAAGGTCTTGGCGCAGACATGGCACGCCAGCTGTTCTCGGTGCCCGTAGAGAAGATATTCAAACTTCatgtcggcggcggcggcggcggcccacGCGGGCGGCTGTTCGTCTTTGACCTCGCCCATGCTATCTGCGAACGTCAGCGTCTGGGTGGCGTGGTGTTCGGGCCCGAGTTCTTTCGGCTCCGTCTCCATATCTGTCACCACGTCTTGGTCATAGCACGCCACCTGGAGGCCACATGGGAGTACAACACCCAGCTGTGACTTCACAGACTCTTCCTTCCGGGTGGTAAAAGGATGAACATTGTCCGATCCCACTGCCGGCTAACAAagccttaaggcttctttatactcggcgaccgcgctgacgtcactgcggctatccggcCCGCATTTTTGCCTTCATACTCGagtgcaacccacgcgcgcagttttgaaaacgTGCTGCATTTCTCCtgaatgaatgattttcttCTTGCGGGAGGGTACGAGACGTCGTCTTCTCTCGACCGTCGCAGTTTGaaggctccgactaccggagacaaattccttgtgtgttttttg contains:
- the zbtb14 gene encoding zinc finger and BTB domain-containing protein 14 isoform X1, giving the protein MAETVKYVDEEHKNVFLKLLNEQRLEGEHCDIAVVVEDVKFRAHRCVLAACSNYFKKLFKKHEVDNSSVIEIDFIRSDIFEEVLNYMYTAKISIKKRDINLMMSSGQILGIRFLDKLCSQKRDDAPSEEKDKFPFDIVKMALPPEAQLVAEAEVLGEHEDAPTPDDLVGASANQELDKSPNAALRVQEAILKELANEHVHKVACYDQDVVTDMETEPKELGPEHHATQTLTFADSMGEVKDEQPPAWAAAAAADMKFEYLLYGHREQLACHVCAKTFLDESRLRKHEKLHSAERPFACEICAKAFTTHAHLKEHLKIHTGFKPYRCHVCGKSFIRAPDLKKHERVHSNERPFACQMCDKAFKHKSHLKDHERRHRGEKPFVCASCTKAFAKASDLKRHENNMHSERKLVNPLQSDTEALQAAAMAAEESHMDNMSCS
- the zbtb14 gene encoding zinc finger and BTB domain-containing protein 14 isoform X2; amino-acid sequence: MAETVKYVDEEHKNVFLKLLNEQRLEGEHCDIAVVVEDVKFRAHRCVLAACSNYFKKLFKKHEVDNSSVIEIDFIRSDIFEEVLNYMYTAKISIKKRDINLMMSSGQILGIRFLDKLCSQVLGEHEDAPTPDDLVGASANQELDKSPNAALRVQEAILKELANEHVHKVACYDQDVVTDMETEPKELGPEHHATQTLTFADSMGEVKDEQPPAWAAAAAADMKFEYLLYGHREQLACHVCAKTFLDESRLRKHEKLHSAERPFACEICAKAFTTHAHLKEHLKIHTGFKPYRCHVCGKSFIRAPDLKKHERVHSNERPFACQMCDKAFKHKSHLKDHERRHRGEKPFVCASCTKAFAKASDLKRHENNMHSERKLVNPLQSDTEALQAAAMAAEESHMDNMSCS